One segment of Desulfonauticus submarinus DNA contains the following:
- a CDS encoding long-chain-fatty-acid--CoA ligase yields MLIDEIKRPWLKHYDPGISPKLHYEKLPLYEFLDRTAQKYPHRTAIIFNNWKISYKKLKVLTDFIASNLKKQGLRPGDRIAIILPNLPQTILSYWGALKAGGVIVMTNPLYMEKEILHHFNDSQAKFLITLDLLWSKINKMLPHLPIQKIFITKISDCLKFPLNLLYKIKTTREKTSPKIKFSSQVIPWKTLLNKNNKSIKFRPNPLNDIALLQYTGGTTGVSKGVMLTHYNMGTNIQQCIHILHEMKNEKNTFLAILPFFHIYGLTVCVNFATAIGATIIPMPRFSPLDVLKIIDKLKPTIFPSAPSIFTAILQQKNLQKFDLSSIKYCISGSAPIPVELIERFKKLTGAEIIEGYGLTEASPITHLNPLKGKKKYGSIGLPFPDTDACIVDMEVGTVPLPPGKVGELIIKGPQVMKGYWNRPDETANVLRNNWLYTGDIAYMDEEGYFFIVDRKKDLIISGGYNIYPREIDEVLYEHPKVKEAVTVGIPSPTRGEIVKAYIVPKEGETITKAEIIKFCKEKLANYKVPRQVEFRKELPKTMVGKILRRALKEEELKKLPKQQKES; encoded by the coding sequence ATGCTTATTGATGAAATTAAAAGACCATGGCTAAAACACTATGATCCAGGCATAAGCCCAAAACTTCACTACGAGAAACTGCCTCTTTACGAATTTTTAGATCGTACAGCTCAAAAATATCCTCACAGAACTGCTATTATCTTCAATAATTGGAAAATTTCATATAAAAAGTTAAAAGTCCTAACAGACTTTATTGCTTCTAACTTAAAAAAACAAGGTCTTCGTCCAGGAGACCGAATAGCTATTATACTTCCCAATTTACCTCAAACTATTTTAAGTTATTGGGGAGCTTTAAAAGCTGGTGGAGTAATAGTAATGACAAATCCTCTCTACATGGAAAAGGAAATACTCCACCATTTCAATGATTCTCAAGCAAAATTTCTTATTACTCTTGATTTACTTTGGTCTAAAATCAATAAAATGTTACCTCATTTACCAATTCAAAAAATATTTATAACAAAAATAAGTGACTGTTTAAAATTTCCTTTAAATCTTTTATACAAAATTAAAACAACAAGAGAAAAAACTTCTCCTAAAATTAAATTCTCTTCCCAAGTAATTCCTTGGAAAACACTATTAAACAAAAATAATAAATCAATTAAATTTAGACCAAATCCCTTAAATGATATTGCGCTACTCCAATATACAGGAGGGACAACAGGTGTTTCCAAAGGGGTTATGTTAACCCATTACAACATGGGTACAAATATTCAGCAATGTATACATATACTACATGAAATGAAAAATGAAAAAAATACCTTTCTTGCTATTTTGCCGTTTTTTCATATCTATGGATTAACTGTTTGTGTAAATTTCGCTACTGCTATTGGAGCCACTATTATACCAATGCCTAGATTTTCCCCTTTAGACGTCTTAAAAATCATAGATAAATTAAAACCCACTATCTTCCCCTCAGCACCATCTATATTTACAGCTATTTTGCAACAAAAAAATCTTCAAAAATTTGATTTATCTTCCATAAAATATTGTATTTCAGGATCTGCTCCAATTCCTGTAGAATTAATTGAAAGATTTAAAAAGTTAACAGGCGCAGAAATAATAGAAGGATATGGACTTACTGAAGCCTCTCCAATAACCCACTTAAATCCTCTAAAAGGAAAAAAGAAATATGGTTCTATTGGTTTACCCTTTCCAGATACAGATGCCTGTATTGTAGATATGGAAGTCGGCACAGTACCTCTGCCCCCTGGTAAAGTAGGAGAATTAATAATAAAAGGCCCTCAGGTAATGAAAGGATATTGGAATAGACCTGATGAAACAGCAAATGTACTTAGAAACAATTGGCTTTATACTGGAGATATAGCTTATATGGATGAGGAAGGTTATTTTTTTATTGTTGACAGAAAAAAAGATTTAATTATCTCTGGAGGGTATAATATTTATCCCAGAGAAATAGATGAAGTACTTTATGAGCATCCAAAAGTAAAAGAGGCTGTAACTGTGGGAATACCTAGCCCTACAAGAGGAGAAATAGTAAAAGCATATATTGTGCCTAAGGAAGGAGAAACTATCACAAAAGCAGAAATTATAAAATTTTGTAAAGAAAAGCTTGCCAATTACAAAGTTCCGCGTCAAGTAGAGTTTAGAAAAGAACTACCAAAAACAATGGTAGGAAAAATTTTAAGAAGGGCTTTAAAAGAAGAAGAATTAAAAAAATTACCCAAACAACAAAAGGAGAGTTAA